A single region of the Streptomyces caelestis genome encodes:
- a CDS encoding YlxR family protein, with the protein MSGRTRTRACPERTCVGCRERVAKADLLRIVAVEDACVPDPRGTLPGRGAYVHPTPVCLDQAVRRRAFPRALRVPGALDTKALRRYVEQTTVADQATR; encoded by the coding sequence GTGTCTGGCCGGACGCGCACCCGAGCATGCCCTGAACGCACCTGTGTGGGGTGTCGGGAGCGAGTGGCCAAGGCCGATCTGTTGCGGATCGTGGCGGTCGAGGACGCATGCGTCCCTGATCCACGCGGTACGCTGCCCGGCCGGGGTGCGTATGTGCATCCCACACCGGTCTGTCTTGACCAGGCGGTTCGCCGCCGGGCGTTCCCGAGGGCACTGCGCGTCCCGGGAGCGCTCGACACAAAGGCGTTGCGCCGATACGTCGAGCAGACAACAGTTGCCGATCAGGCAACACGGTAA
- a CDS encoding ferritin-like domain-containing protein — MSEAKDRELRALQAALAAEHAAVYGYGVVGGRIGEGQRAEARTAYDAHRARRDALVREVKDVGGRPVAAAAGYTLPFPVPDAAAAVRLAAELEDRVAAVYADLVRAAGGGRRALAAEALREAAVRAVRWRGESVAFPGLAERAGTAPPLAAPTA, encoded by the coding sequence GTGAGCGAGGCGAAGGACCGGGAGCTGCGGGCCCTCCAGGCGGCGCTGGCGGCCGAGCATGCGGCGGTGTACGGCTACGGCGTGGTCGGCGGGCGGATCGGCGAGGGGCAGCGTGCCGAGGCGCGGACGGCGTACGACGCGCACCGGGCGCGCAGGGACGCGCTGGTGCGCGAGGTGAAGGACGTGGGGGGCAGGCCCGTGGCGGCGGCCGCCGGGTACACGCTGCCCTTCCCGGTGCCGGACGCGGCGGCGGCCGTGCGGCTCGCCGCCGAGCTGGAGGACCGGGTGGCCGCCGTGTACGCGGACCTGGTGCGGGCGGCGGGTGGCGGGCGGCGGGCCCTGGCCGCCGAGGCGCTGCGGGAGGCGGCGGTGCGGGCGGTGCGCTGGCGCGGCGAGAGCGTAGCCTTCCCTGGGCTCGCCGAGCGGGCCGGCACGGCCCCGCCCTTGGCGGCGCCGACGGCGTGA
- the rimP gene encoding ribosome maturation factor RimP, producing MSTTQSERLRGLLEPLVASQGLDLEEIEVDSVGRKRVLRVVVDSDTGADLDQIADVSRALSAKLDETDAMGEGEYTLEVGTPGAERLLTEHRHYVRATDRLVKFQLAEGGELVARIIEVDDEGVDTEVPGVKGRKATARRLAFDDIVRARVQVEFSRKDKKEEEA from the coding sequence ATGAGCACCACCCAGAGCGAGAGGCTGCGAGGACTGCTGGAACCGCTCGTCGCATCCCAGGGCCTGGATCTCGAAGAGATCGAAGTGGACTCCGTAGGACGCAAGCGTGTGCTGCGCGTCGTCGTCGACTCGGACACGGGCGCCGACCTTGACCAGATCGCCGATGTGAGCCGCGCGCTCTCGGCGAAGCTCGACGAGACGGACGCGATGGGCGAGGGGGAGTACACCCTCGAGGTCGGCACCCCGGGCGCGGAGCGCCTCCTCACGGAACACCGGCATTACGTCCGCGCCACGGACCGGCTGGTGAAGTTCCAGCTGGCCGAGGGCGGCGAGCTGGTCGCCAGGATCATCGAGGTCGACGACGAGGGCGTCGACACCGAGGTGCCCGGGGTCAAGGGCCGCAAGGCCACCGCGCGCAGACTCGCCTTCGACGACATCGTCCGGGCGCGTGTCCAGGTCGAGTTCAGCCGCAAGGACAAGAAGGAAGAGGAGGCGTAG
- the nusA gene encoding transcription termination factor NusA, translating to MDIDMSALRGLVREKEISFPLLVEAIESALLIAYHRTEGSRRHARVELNRETGHVTVWAKEDPDDLEEGQEPREFDDTPSGFGRIAATTAKQVILQRLRDAEDDATLGEYVGREGDIVTGVVQQGRDPKNVLVDIGKLEAILPVQEQVPGETYPHGLRLRSYVVRVAKGVRGPSVTLSRTHPNLVKKLFALEVPEIADGSVEISAIAREAGHRTKIAVRSTRSGLNAKGACIGPMGGRVRNVMGELNGEKIDIVDWSDDPAEMVANALSPARVSKVEIVDMATRSARVTVPDYQLSLAIGKEGQNARLAARLTGWRIDIRPDTEPAADRTGE from the coding sequence GTGGACATCGACATGAGTGCCCTGCGGGGCTTGGTTCGGGAGAAGGAGATCTCCTTCCCCCTGCTGGTCGAGGCGATCGAGTCGGCCCTCCTCATCGCCTACCACCGCACCGAGGGAAGCCGCCGCCACGCGCGCGTGGAGCTCAACCGGGAGACCGGCCATGTGACCGTGTGGGCGAAGGAGGACCCCGACGACCTCGAGGAGGGCCAGGAGCCCCGCGAGTTCGACGACACCCCGTCCGGTTTCGGCCGTATCGCCGCCACCACGGCCAAGCAGGTCATCCTGCAGCGCCTGCGCGACGCCGAGGACGACGCGACGCTCGGCGAGTACGTCGGCCGTGAGGGCGACATCGTCACCGGCGTGGTCCAGCAGGGCCGCGACCCGAAGAACGTGCTCGTCGACATCGGCAAGCTCGAGGCCATCCTGCCGGTCCAGGAGCAGGTGCCGGGCGAGACTTACCCGCACGGCCTGCGGCTGCGGTCGTACGTCGTCCGGGTGGCCAAGGGCGTCCGCGGCCCGTCCGTGACGCTGTCCCGGACGCACCCCAACCTGGTGAAGAAGCTCTTCGCCCTGGAGGTGCCGGAGATCGCCGACGGGTCGGTCGAGATCTCCGCGATCGCCCGTGAGGCCGGTCACCGCACGAAGATCGCCGTACGGTCCACGCGGTCCGGCCTGAACGCCAAGGGCGCCTGCATCGGCCCCATGGGCGGCCGCGTGCGCAACGTGATGGGCGAGCTGAACGGTGAGAAGATCGACATCGTCGACTGGTCGGACGACCCGGCCGAGATGGTGGCGAACGCGCTCTCCCCGGCCCGCGTCTCCAAGGTGGAGATCGTGGACATGGCGACCCGGTCGGCCCGGGTGACCGTGCCCGACTACCAGCTGTCCCTGGCCATCGGCAAGGAAGGGCAGAACGCCCGCCTCGCGGCCCGGCTGACCGGCTGGCGGATCGACATCCGGCCGGACACCGAACCGGCCGCGGACCGGACCGGGGAATAG
- the rbfA gene encoding 30S ribosome-binding factor RbfA: MADNARAKRLADLIREVVAQKLQRGIKDPRLGSHVTITDTRVTGDLREATVFYTVYGDDEERNAAAAGLESAKGVLRSEVGRAAGVKFTPTLTFVMDALPDTARNIEDLLDKARQSDEKVREASAGAKYAGDADPYRKPDEDDETDDTTE, translated from the coding sequence GTGGCCGACAACGCGCGGGCCAAGAGGCTGGCGGACCTCATCCGGGAAGTGGTGGCCCAGAAGCTGCAACGCGGGATCAAGGACCCGCGGCTCGGCTCTCACGTCACCATCACGGACACGCGGGTCACGGGTGATCTGCGGGAGGCGACCGTCTTCTACACCGTGTACGGGGACGACGAGGAGCGGAACGCGGCCGCAGCCGGCCTGGAGAGCGCCAAGGGCGTCCTGCGCTCCGAGGTCGGCCGGGCCGCCGGTGTGAAGTTCACGCCGACCCTGACCTTCGTCATGGACGCCCTCCCGGACACCGCCCGGAACATCGAGGACCTCCTCGACAAGGCGCGCCAGTCCGACGAGAAGGTGCGCGAGGCATCAGCGGGTGCGAAGTACGCCGGCGACGCCGACCCGTACCGCAAGCCGGACGAGGACGACGAGACGGACGACACCACCGAATGA
- the infB gene encoding translation initiation factor IF-2: MAKVRVYELAKEFGVESKVVMAKLQELGEFVRSASSTIEAPVVRKLTDALQQGNGGGKSAPARKAAPAKPAAPSPAQAARPAAPRPPAPKPAAAEKPAAPAAPAASGPRPTPGPKPAPRPAPASPAPTTPEFTAPPSAPAAPASGQGSSQGSGPRPGAPRPAGQAPRPGAPRPGGSGQGGQGRGDRGDRPGASRPGGGAPRPGARPAGPRPGNNPFTSGGSTGMARPQAPRPGGAPRPGGPGAPGGAPRPQGQGQGGPRPQGAAGGPRPQAPGGARPTPGGMPRPQGGGPRPGGGPGGPRPNPGMMPQRPAAGPRPGGGGPGGRGPGGGGRPGGGGGGRPGGGGFAGRPGGGGGGFAGRPGGPGGGGGGFAGRPGGPGGGGGRPGFGGRPGGPGGRGGTQGAFGRPGGPARRGRKSKRQRRQEYEAMQAPSVGGVMLPRGNGETVRLSRGASLTDFAEKINANPASLVAVMMNLGEMVTATQSVSDETLQLLADEMNYTVQIVSPEEEDRELLESFDIEFGEDEGDEEDLVVRPPVVTVMGHVDHGKTRLLDAIRKTNVIAGEAGGITQHIGAYQVATEVNDEERKITFIDTPGHEAFTAMRARGARSTDIAILVVAANDGVMPQTVEALNHAKAADVPIVVAVNKIDVEGADPTKVRGQLTEYGLVAEEYGGETMFVDISAKQGLHIDSLLEAVILTADASLDLRANPHQDAQGIAIESRLDRGRGAVSTVLVQRGTLRVGDTMVVGDAYGRVRAMHDDNGNLVTEAGPSTPVQVLGLTNVPGAGDNFLVVDEDRTARQIAEKRAARERNAAFAKRTRRVSLEDLDKVLKAGEVQQLNLIIKGDASGSVEALESSLLQLDVGEEVDIRVLHRGVGAVTESDIDLAMGSDAIVIGFNVRAAGRAQQMAEREGVDVRYYSVIYQAIEEIEAALKGMLKPEYEEVELGTAEIREVFKSSKLGNIAGVLIRSGEVKRNTKARLIRDGKVVAENLNIEGLRRFKDDVTEIREGFEGGINLGNFNDIKVDDVIATYEMREKPRV, translated from the coding sequence GTGGCTAAGGTCCGGGTCTACGAACTCGCCAAGGAGTTCGGTGTAGAGAGCAAGGTCGTCATGGCCAAGCTCCAGGAGCTCGGTGAATTCGTCCGTTCGGCGTCTTCGACCATCGAAGCGCCCGTTGTACGCAAGCTGACGGACGCCCTCCAGCAAGGCAACGGAGGCGGCAAGTCCGCCCCCGCACGCAAGGCTGCCCCGGCGAAGCCGGCAGCCCCCTCTCCGGCGCAGGCTGCCCGTCCGGCCGCCCCGCGCCCGCCGGCCCCCAAGCCGGCAGCCGCCGAGAAGCCCGCGGCTCCGGCCGCACCGGCCGCTTCCGGCCCCCGTCCCACTCCGGGCCCGAAGCCCGCGCCGCGGCCCGCCCCGGCGTCCCCGGCTCCGACCACGCCCGAGTTCACGGCACCCCCGTCGGCTCCCGCCGCGCCGGCCTCCGGGCAGGGCTCCTCGCAGGGCTCCGGCCCGCGTCCGGGCGCCCCGCGTCCGGCCGGCCAGGCGCCGCGTCCGGGTGCTCCTCGCCCGGGTGGTTCCGGCCAGGGTGGTCAGGGCCGTGGTGACCGTGGCGACCGTCCCGGCGCCTCGCGTCCGGGTGGCGGCGCCCCGCGTCCGGGTGCCCGTCCGGCGGGTCCCCGTCCGGGCAACAACCCCTTCACCTCTGGTGGCTCCACCGGCATGGCGCGCCCGCAGGCGCCCCGTCCGGGCGGTGCCCCGCGTCCGGGCGGCCCCGGTGCCCCCGGTGGCGCCCCGCGTCCGCAGGGCCAGGGCCAGGGCGGTCCCCGTCCCCAGGGCGCGGCGGGCGGTCCCCGTCCGCAGGCTCCGGGCGGCGCTCGTCCCACGCCGGGCGGCATGCCCCGTCCGCAGGGTGGCGGCCCGCGTCCCGGCGGCGGTCCCGGCGGTCCGCGTCCGAACCCCGGCATGATGCCGCAGCGTCCGGCTGCCGGTCCGCGTCCCGGTGGCGGTGGCCCCGGTGGCCGCGGTCCCGGTGGCGGCGGCCGTCCCGGTGGTGGCGGCGGCGGTCGTCCGGGTGGCGGCGGCTTCGCCGGTCGTCCCGGTGGCGGTGGCGGCGGTTTCGCCGGTCGTCCCGGTGGTCCCGGTGGCGGTGGCGGCGGTTTCGCCGGCCGTCCGGGTGGTCCCGGTGGCGGCGGCGGTCGTCCCGGCTTCGGTGGTCGTCCCGGTGGTCCGGGCGGTCGTGGTGGCACGCAGGGCGCCTTCGGTCGTCCCGGCGGTCCCGCGCGTCGTGGGCGCAAGTCGAAGCGGCAGAGGCGCCAGGAGTACGAGGCCATGCAGGCCCCGTCGGTCGGCGGCGTGATGCTGCCTCGCGGCAACGGCGAGACCGTTCGCCTGTCGCGCGGTGCGTCGCTCACCGACTTCGCGGAGAAGATCAACGCCAACCCGGCGTCGCTCGTCGCGGTCATGATGAACCTCGGCGAGATGGTCACGGCCACGCAGTCCGTCTCCGACGAGACGCTCCAGCTCCTCGCCGACGAGATGAACTACACGGTTCAGATCGTCAGCCCGGAGGAGGAGGACCGCGAGCTCCTGGAGTCCTTCGACATCGAGTTCGGCGAGGACGAGGGCGACGAGGAGGACCTGGTGGTCCGCCCGCCGGTCGTCACCGTCATGGGTCACGTCGACCACGGTAAGACCCGGCTGCTCGACGCCATCCGCAAGACGAACGTCATCGCGGGCGAGGCCGGCGGCATCACCCAGCACATCGGTGCCTACCAGGTCGCGACCGAGGTCAACGACGAAGAGCGCAAGATCACCTTCATCGACACCCCGGGTCACGAGGCGTTCACCGCCATGCGTGCCCGTGGTGCGCGGTCGACCGACATCGCGATCCTGGTCGTCGCGGCCAACGACGGCGTCATGCCGCAGACGGTCGAGGCGCTCAACCACGCCAAGGCGGCCGACGTCCCGATCGTCGTCGCGGTCAACAAGATCGACGTCGAGGGTGCCGACCCGACCAAGGTGCGCGGTCAGCTCACCGAGTACGGGCTGGTGGCCGAGGAGTACGGCGGCGAGACGATGTTCGTCGACATCTCCGCCAAGCAGGGTCTGCACATCGACTCCCTGCTGGAGGCCGTGATCCTCACGGCCGACGCCTCGCTCGACCTGCGGGCCAACCCGCACCAGGACGCGCAGGGCATCGCGATCGAGTCCCGTCTCGACCGCGGCCGCGGTGCCGTGTCGACGGTCCTCGTCCAGCGCGGCACGCTGCGGGTCGGCGACACCATGGTGGTCGGCGACGCGTACGGCCGAGTCCGGGCGATGCACGACGACAACGGCAACCTCGTCACCGAGGCGGGCCCGTCGACGCCGGTCCAGGTCCTGGGCCTGACCAACGTCCCGGGTGCGGGCGACAACTTCCTCGTGGTCGACGAGGACCGTACGGCCCGTCAGATCGCGGAGAAGCGTGCGGCGCGCGAGCGCAACGCGGCCTTCGCGAAGCGCACGCGCCGTGTGTCGCTGGAGGACCTGGACAAGGTGCTCAAGGCCGGCGAGGTCCAGCAGCTGAACCTGATCATCAAGGGTGACGCTTCCGGTTCCGTCGAGGCTCTCGAGTCCTCCCTGCTCCAGCTGGACGTCGGCGAAGAGGTCGACATCCGCGTCCTGCACCGCGGCGTCGGTGCGGTCACGGAGTCCGACATCGACCTGGCGATGGGCTCGGACGCCATCGTGATCGGCTTCAACGTGCGCGCCGCCGGGCGTGCGCAGCAGATGGCCGAGCGCGAGGGCGTGGACGTCCGCTACTACTCGGTCATCTACCAGGCGATCGAGGAGATCGAGGCGGCCCTCAAGGGCATGCTCAAGCCGGAGTACGAAGAGGTCGAGCTCGGTACGGCGGAGATCCGCGAGGTCTTCAAGTCGTCCAAGCTGGGCAACATCGCGGGTGTTCTCATCCGTTCCGGCGAGGTCAAGCGGAACACCAAGGCCCGCCTCATCCGCGACGGCAAGGTCGTCGCGGAGAACCTCAACATCGAGGGCCTGCGTCGTTTCAAGGACGACGTCACCGAGATCCGCGAAGGGTTCGAGGGCGGTATCAACCTCGGCAACTTCAACGACATCAAGGTCGACGACGTCATCGCGACGTACGAGATGCGCGAGAAGCCGCGGGTGTAA
- a CDS encoding trypsin-like peptidase domain-containing protein, translated as MTSRNRSGETHDSAADSPDRPGTTQQTTEAADGGAPGPALVRIHDLAGRPRGTGFLADHHGTLVTSHEAVDGLPRLVLHGAGDRRRVVSADAVIPLPALGLALVRTEGLGVPPLPVTVRGGAGTGAYVRIAADGWREARVLGSTAVTYTATARLHRLDGALELAVGTAGRDALRLGGGAAGGPVLDAATGAVVGVLGTALSSDHSDVGFAVPLHPRVPGAAAPLAELFAENAATVPAYGADLNLAGVLELTGTAVGLDGPPGGTGLPEPVERAAVVAEFSDFEAGPAAVLGLVGPPGSGRTTELAVLAARRARAGYPTLWLRGCELRDDDASVADAARRALTRAAPVVAASGPCFRPADLGDTTPERLAHLAGALGRPLLLVLDSPEEMPPALARRLAGWTDGTVRWLRATGVRLVVACRAEYWEGAVFPAEVLHRPAGAEGRPACVRLGDLTEGEAREARLRHGIPESALVDADARHPLTLRLLAEIRDALGVFDGAERAGAPDSPNGPGATVGRDDVFAAYLDLMSLRIAVRLAAGNGLCGTAVRRLAAKVAGQVHEAARRSLGPGPGDLDREAFESVFPWGPAPARFGGGTGWASAVLAEGLLVPAGAGYRFAHEELADWLQGLHLDLDEALHALVHRRQDAQSEPVPHHRIGPVVQALLFLARQHGTGELAARLAELVHALDADPRSWWAARLLAGTLSAVPEATPYTEVLRLLADRIVAWRRQDRPVPEEVGPEFWAGVRLPGDERFALLRRLVHADGPPCEAGPRFLDTVARLLAADPTAVQPLLARWFDDEQPLPATPHATVATAAQALLHTHRHSALDDLADALVDRAHRRADELLAVLAEEEPSAVCRAADRWARDERPERRSAAMAHGLRVAPQVSTGGDRALLRYAALTLLARPADRALHGGALALLVQDPLTRARYLPRALEHFAAGDPHLPPDALAAALLAHPEPVLGAFAVRLERPDAEEALRALADATPPGLVRRVAALVGQAAQRRPELAGHVAAYVDQRLDRGPAARTVLLPLVTGLLEDGPARLRCALAAILTPPGIPASRPLRRELRDALLAREHDTDVLDALLHGAARNGGDDLRDLVRRIGLLLARTPEGAARFDRALVDLGRHVPGFAARVARWLADAPEEWAALVGPSSHRTIESLAGVHVPA; from the coding sequence ATGACGTCGCGGAACCGGTCCGGGGAGACACACGACAGCGCGGCAGACTCCCCGGACCGCCCCGGAACAACGCAGCAGACGACCGAGGCAGCCGACGGCGGGGCACCCGGCCCGGCCCTCGTCCGGATCCACGACCTCGCCGGCCGCCCCCGCGGCACCGGCTTCCTGGCCGACCACCACGGCACGCTCGTCACCAGCCACGAGGCGGTCGACGGCCTGCCCCGGCTCGTCCTGCACGGGGCCGGGGACCGCCGCCGGGTCGTGTCCGCCGACGCGGTGATCCCGCTGCCCGCCCTCGGCCTGGCCCTCGTACGGACCGAGGGCCTCGGCGTGCCGCCACTGCCCGTCACCGTGCGGGGCGGGGCCGGGACGGGCGCCTATGTGCGGATCGCCGCCGACGGCTGGCGCGAGGCCAGGGTGCTCGGCTCGACCGCTGTGACGTACACGGCCACGGCCCGCCTCCACCGCCTCGACGGCGCGCTGGAGCTGGCGGTCGGCACGGCGGGGCGGGACGCGCTGCGGCTGGGCGGCGGAGCGGCCGGCGGCCCGGTGCTCGATGCCGCGACCGGCGCCGTCGTCGGTGTCCTCGGCACCGCGCTCAGCTCCGACCACAGCGACGTCGGGTTCGCCGTACCGCTGCATCCCCGGGTCCCCGGCGCGGCGGCCCCGCTCGCCGAACTGTTCGCCGAGAACGCGGCGACGGTCCCCGCGTACGGCGCCGACCTCAACCTGGCCGGGGTGCTGGAGCTGACCGGCACCGCGGTGGGGCTGGACGGCCCGCCCGGCGGCACGGGGCTCCCGGAGCCGGTCGAACGGGCGGCCGTGGTGGCCGAGTTCAGCGACTTCGAGGCAGGCCCGGCGGCCGTGCTCGGCCTGGTCGGCCCGCCGGGCAGCGGTCGTACGACGGAACTCGCGGTGCTCGCCGCGCGCCGCGCCCGCGCTGGGTATCCCACGCTGTGGCTGCGCGGCTGCGAACTGCGGGACGACGACGCCTCGGTGGCCGACGCGGCACGCCGGGCACTGACCAGGGCAGCCCCCGTCGTGGCCGCGTCCGGGCCGTGTTTCCGGCCGGCCGACCTGGGCGACACCACGCCCGAGCGCCTCGCCCACCTCGCCGGTGCCCTCGGCCGGCCCCTGCTGCTGGTCCTCGACAGCCCGGAGGAGATGCCTCCGGCGCTGGCCCGCCGCCTGGCCGGCTGGACGGACGGGACGGTGCGGTGGCTGCGGGCGACGGGCGTGCGGCTGGTCGTGGCGTGCCGGGCGGAGTACTGGGAGGGGGCGGTGTTCCCGGCGGAGGTCCTGCACCGGCCGGCCGGCGCCGAAGGGCGGCCCGCGTGTGTGCGGCTCGGCGACCTCACCGAGGGCGAGGCCCGCGAGGCCCGCCTGCGCCACGGCATCCCGGAGAGCGCCCTCGTCGACGCCGACGCCCGGCATCCCCTCACCCTGCGGCTGCTCGCCGAGATCCGGGACGCCCTCGGCGTCTTCGACGGCGCGGAAAGGGCAGGTGCTCCCGACAGTCCCAACGGCCCCGGCGCCACCGTCGGCCGGGACGACGTCTTCGCGGCCTACCTGGACCTGATGTCCCTGCGCATCGCCGTGCGTCTGGCCGCCGGGAACGGCCTGTGCGGCACGGCCGTGCGCCGGCTGGCCGCCAAGGTCGCCGGGCAGGTGCACGAGGCCGCCAGGCGCAGCCTCGGACCCGGGCCGGGGGATCTGGACCGGGAGGCGTTCGAGTCGGTGTTCCCGTGGGGGCCCGCACCGGCGCGGTTCGGCGGCGGCACCGGATGGGCGTCGGCCGTCCTCGCGGAGGGGCTGCTCGTGCCCGCCGGAGCGGGCTACCGCTTCGCCCACGAGGAACTCGCCGACTGGCTCCAGGGCCTGCACCTCGACCTCGACGAGGCCCTGCACGCCCTCGTCCACCGCCGGCAGGACGCGCAGTCCGAGCCCGTCCCGCACCACCGCATCGGGCCGGTCGTGCAGGCCCTGCTGTTCCTCGCCCGCCAGCACGGCACCGGCGAACTGGCCGCGCGGCTGGCGGAGCTGGTGCACGCCCTGGACGCCGATCCACGGTCCTGGTGGGCCGCCCGGCTGCTCGCCGGGACCCTGTCGGCCGTACCCGAGGCGACGCCGTACACGGAGGTGCTGCGGCTGCTCGCCGACCGGATCGTGGCCTGGCGGCGGCAGGACAGGCCCGTGCCGGAGGAGGTCGGGCCCGAATTCTGGGCCGGGGTACGGCTGCCGGGGGACGAGCGGTTCGCGCTGCTGAGGCGGCTGGTGCACGCCGACGGCCCGCCGTGCGAGGCCGGCCCTCGGTTCCTGGACACCGTCGCCCGGCTGCTGGCCGCCGACCCCACCGCCGTACAGCCGCTGCTGGCACGCTGGTTCGACGACGAGCAGCCGCTGCCCGCCACCCCGCACGCCACCGTGGCCACGGCCGCGCAAGCACTGCTGCACACCCACCGGCACAGCGCGCTGGACGACTTGGCGGACGCGCTCGTCGACCGCGCGCACCGGAGAGCCGACGAACTGCTCGCCGTGCTGGCCGAGGAGGAACCGTCGGCGGTGTGCCGGGCCGCCGACCGGTGGGCGCGCGACGAGCGGCCGGAGAGACGGAGTGCCGCGATGGCGCACGGCCTGCGCGTCGCGCCGCAGGTGAGCACCGGAGGCGACCGCGCCCTGCTGCGCTACGCGGCCCTCACCCTCCTCGCCCGCCCCGCCGACCGGGCCCTGCACGGCGGCGCCCTGGCCCTTCTGGTCCAGGACCCGCTCACCCGGGCCCGGTATCTGCCGCGGGCGCTGGAGCACTTCGCGGCGGGCGACCCGCACCTCCCGCCGGACGCCCTGGCCGCCGCCCTCCTGGCCCACCCCGAGCCGGTCCTCGGTGCCTTCGCGGTGCGGCTGGAGCGGCCGGACGCGGAGGAGGCACTGCGGGCGCTCGCCGACGCCACCCCGCCCGGCCTGGTCCGGCGGGTCGCCGCGCTGGTGGGGCAGGCGGCACAGCGGCGGCCGGAACTCGCCGGGCACGTGGCCGCGTACGTGGACCAGCGGCTCGACCGGGGCCCTGCCGCCCGGACGGTGCTCCTGCCCCTGGTCACCGGCCTGCTGGAGGACGGCCCGGCGCGGCTGCGGTGCGCCCTCGCCGCGATCCTCACCCCGCCCGGCATCCCCGCCTCCCGTCCGCTGCGCCGCGAGCTGCGCGACGCGCTCCTGGCCCGCGAGCACGACACCGACGTCCTGGACGCGCTGCTGCACGGCGCCGCCCGCAACGGCGGCGACGACCTGCGCGACCTCGTCCGCCGCATCGGACTGCTCCTGGCGCGCACCCCGGAGGGTGCCGCCCGCTTCGACCGCGCCCTGGTCGACCTCGGCCGGCACGTGCCGGGCTTCGCCGCCCGCGTGGCCCGCTGGCTGGCCGACGCGCCCGAGGAATGGGCGGCGCTGGTCGGGCCGAGCTCCCACCGGACGATCGAGTCTCTGGCCGGGGTACACGTCCCCGCCTGA
- the truB gene encoding tRNA pseudouridine(55) synthase TruB, giving the protein MTQKHTTPDGLVIVDKPSGFTSHDVVAKMRGIARTRRVGHAGTLDPMATGVLVLGVEKATKLLGHLALTEKEYLGTIRLGQNTLTDDAEGEITSATDASGVTRDAIDAGIAKLTGEIMQVPSKVSAIKINGVRSYKRARDGEEFDIPARPVTVSSFGVYDVREAVAEDGTPVLDLVVSVVCSSGTYIRALARDLGADLGVGGHLTALRRTRVGPYKLDAARTLDQLQQELTVMPIAEAAAAAFRRWDVDTRRARLLTNGVRLDMPEEYANSGSVAVFDPEGRFLALVEEHRGKAKSLAVFG; this is encoded by the coding sequence ATGACCCAGAAGCACACCACGCCCGACGGCCTCGTCATCGTCGACAAGCCGTCGGGCTTCACTTCGCACGACGTCGTCGCCAAGATGCGCGGCATCGCCAGAACGCGACGCGTCGGGCACGCCGGTACCCTCGACCCGATGGCGACGGGCGTCCTCGTCCTCGGCGTCGAGAAGGCCACGAAGCTCCTCGGCCATCTCGCACTGACCGAGAAGGAGTACCTGGGCACGATCCGGCTCGGGCAGAACACCCTCACCGACGACGCCGAGGGGGAGATCACCTCCGCGACGGACGCCTCCGGGGTCACCCGCGACGCCATCGACGCCGGCATCGCCAAGCTGACCGGCGAGATCATGCAGGTGCCGTCCAAGGTCAGCGCCATCAAGATCAACGGCGTGCGGTCCTACAAGCGGGCCCGGGACGGCGAGGAGTTCGACATCCCGGCCCGGCCCGTCACGGTCTCATCCTTCGGCGTGTACGACGTCCGGGAGGCCGTCGCGGAGGACGGCACGCCTGTACTCGACCTGGTCGTCTCGGTCGTCTGCTCCTCCGGCACGTACATCCGGGCCCTGGCCCGCGACCTGGGCGCCGACCTCGGCGTCGGCGGGCATCTCACCGCCCTGCGGCGCACCCGCGTCGGCCCCTACAAGCTGGACGCGGCCCGCACCCTCGACCAGCTCCAGCAGGAGCTGACCGTGATGCCGATCGCCGAGGCCGCCGCGGCCGCGTTCCGCCGCTGGGACGTCGACACCCGGCGCGCCCGGCTGCTCACCAACGGCGTACGGCTGGACATGCCCGAGGAGTACGCGAACTCCGGCTCCGTCGCCGTCTTCGACCCGGAGGGCCGCTTCCTCGCCCTCGTCGAGGAGCATCGGGGCAAGGCCAAGAGCCTGGCCGTCTTCGGCTGA
- a CDS encoding DUF503 domain-containing protein codes for MYVGTLSFDLLLGDVRSLKEKRSVVRPIVAELQRKYAVSAAEVDHMDLHRRAVVGLALVSGDAAHVSDVLDRCERLVAARPEVELLSVRRRFHGEDD; via the coding sequence ATGTACGTGGGGACGCTGTCCTTCGACCTGCTCCTCGGCGACGTACGGTCGCTGAAGGAGAAGCGCTCCGTCGTCCGCCCCATCGTCGCCGAGCTCCAGCGCAAGTACGCGGTGAGCGCGGCCGAGGTGGATCACATGGACCTCCACCGCAGGGCCGTCGTCGGCCTCGCGCTGGTGTCCGGTGACGCGGCGCACGTGAGCGATGTACTCGACCGGTGCGAACGGCTGGTCGCCGCCCGCCCCGAGGTGGAGCTGCTGTCCGTCAGGCGGCGCTTCCACGGCGAAGACGACTGA